The sequence AGCAAGCGGTCTTATTTTTTGTCCTCAATCGAGCTTCATTTTCTGGGACAACCCTCAGCGGCGGCTGCTCACAACAATCCGTGACTCAACGTTTTACCCAATCTTCCATTGAACGGCTGCGAAATTTCCCAGTGAAGACTTGTCGGGATTATTTCAGCGTGGCCTGGGGTGATTATCAAACGGTGCTTGAGGATTATGGGGCTGAATTTATGTATCTTGATCCCCCTTATTTAATTAAATCCACGTTGTACGGTAATCGAGGCAGTACCCATAAAGGATTTGATCATCAAGCCTTGGCCGAAAAACTAAAAACCTGTCAGCGGTGGATATTGTCTTACAACCATTGTCCTGAAATTCTGGAGCTTTATCGGGATTATGAGATTATTTTTCCAGATTGGAAGTATGGCATGAGTCGCAATAAGTCCAGCCAAGAAGTTTTAATATTAAATCTCGATGGTTAACTCCGCTACAGAGATAAGCAATAACCCGTCACCAGGCGTACCATGACTAAGTTCTATGGATGATTCCCAACCCCTTTTATCCCTCCAGCATCTCAGTCGGACATTTGGGGGCCTGGTGGCCGTGAATGATGTGTCTTGTGAGATTTACAGGGGTGAGATTTTTGGCTTGATTGGCCCCAATGGTGCTGGAAAAACGACTCTGTTTAATATCATGACCGGTTTAATTCCACCGACACAGGGCCAGTTTTTTCTCCAGAATCAATCCCTTGTTGGTTATCAACCCGATCAAATTAGCCAGCGCGGCATTGCCAGAACCTTTCAAAA is a genomic window of Pseudocalidococcus azoricus BACA0444 containing:
- a CDS encoding DNA adenine methylase, whose translation is QAVLFFVLNRASFSGTTLSGGCSQQSVTQRFTQSSIERLRNFPVKTCRDYFSVAWGDYQTVLEDYGAEFMYLDPPYLIKSTLYGNRGSTHKGFDHQALAEKLKTCQRWILSYNHCPEILELYRDYEIIFPDWKYGMSRNKSSQEVLILNLDG